A segment of the Eptesicus fuscus isolate TK198812 chromosome 9, DD_ASM_mEF_20220401, whole genome shotgun sequence genome:
ggacGAGTCTCTAGCCGCTCAAGCCTCTGTCCCGCTCTCTTACTGATTCCAGCCCGAGGGTgtcctgtggggtgggggtgtgcatgCGGACATGCGCGTGTGCTGTGTACCCACATGTAGATGCACAGACGGTACACACACTCGCGTCTCATGAGATGTTTATTTCGTACATGGACGTACAAACATGCATGGCCCGGAGGACGCTGTCATTACATGTGCACAGGACGCGGGTCACAGTGGGTGGTGTGGGCTGGGCTCTCCaagctgagtgaccttgagcaagctcCACCCCTTGCCTCAGTTCCCCCTCTGCACAGTgagggggtgggcccggcccaCCTTGAGCGGCAGCACCTCCCTGCACCCGGCTCCCAGGAAAGTTCTCGGACACCGTGCAGGGTCCCGGGCAGAGGCTGGTGTGCTCCGTGGGCACAGCCCTGGGCCGGATCCCTCCCGGACACCAGGCTGGGCTGCTGCTTCCTTGGCCTCCGGGCCCTGGaccaggaggcctgggcctgtTCTGCCCATCGCCCTCTCTGTGAAGGCGTTTTGGGAGAGGGTTCTAACTGACCCGGCACGCACCCCCCTCCAGAACtccactggccaacctccaggTGCCCGCAGGAGGCTGGACAGCCCTTCCCCCGCCGGACCCGGTGCCGGATTCAGGGCCCCTTCGGCCTAGCGCGGCCCTTCGCAGGCCTGCTCGGGCTCCCGCACCCCAGTGGGCCCTGAGCCCCATGCATGTGAGATCACGCGTGAGCCCCGCCGGGCACAGACTCACCGGCCACAGTTGCAGTGGCAGACGCGGTCCTCGCCCCGCAGGTGCGGGAGGATGTAGTTGTGGAATCGGTCCAGCAGCGCGTTCATGTCCATCAAGCACGCGATGGCCTGGAAGAGCCCATGACCGGTCAGACCCAGGAGCGGCCGGCCGGTgtccgggtgggggtggggcgctggGGACGGGGGAGCGCAGGCGGAGGAGTGGGGAGCGCAGGCCGGGGATGGGGGAGCGCAGGCCGGGGATGGGGGTGCTCAGGGCCCAGGAtggggagcaggctgggcagggggagcgcAGGCCGGGGATGGGGGTGCTCAGGGCAGCCCAGGATGGGGAGCAAGCTGGGCAGGGGGAGCGCAGGCCGCGCGGCCGGTAAACAAGGCGCGGGAGGGGGAGGCGGCCGGCGGCGCGCGGGCGCGGGAGGCGGGCGCGGGTGGGGGAGCGGGCGCGCGGGAAGCCCCTCCGCTCACCATCACGATCGACGCCCCCAGAATCATGAAGATCATGGTGTTCGCGCTCATGGACatcgggcggggccgggccgggccggagcgccgccccccggccccggcgcccccccggccccggcccgatGCTGAGCCCCCGGCGCCTCCGCAGAGGTCAGCGCGCCGCGCACCCACCGCCGTGGGCCGGGTAAGAGGCGCGGGCCGGGAGCGCGGGGCAGGGGACTCGGTCGCTTCGGGGTCGTCCAGCCGCCGGGCCACCGCGCTCGCTGCGCTCCGCTCCGCcctcggccctgcctccctcccgtcCTCGCTCCGCGCGCTCCGGCCCCCTCTCCCTGCGCGCCCGCCTCCGGGAGGGACCacgcggccgccccgccccgcccccgccccctccctggggCATCTGGTCAGTAGGGGGCCCTGGTCGCCTGCCCAGCAGCTCTGGAGCCCAACGTCCCGACCCCAGTGGTGACCCAGGGCCCCGGGCgcagctccctcctctccccatttGTCAGTGAagtttctgagcagccctgggccCCCAGTCCTTAATGGGGAGGCCGGCAGGGTCGCTGGGGAGCTGCCAGGAATGTCACTCCAAAGCCATGGCCACAGGGCCTaggacagccccccacccccgccggctgGGGCAGCACCAGCTTTGGCCTGGTGACCGGAGGGTCAGCCCGGGGCACCGGTCTGGGCAGCCTGAGGGTCCCATgatgctggggcctggggagcctcaagtccaccctcctccccagcccgggaccCGTGGCTGCACTGCCTGCACCCTCCCGCAGGGGCCGGAGCTTTTCCTCAGCTGCTTGAACCCGGAGGGTCACTGGGTACTTGAGGGGGGGGCAGTCGATGGTGGGGGGCAGGTGCCCTAGGGAGGAGGGCCCcattctgccagcagccccagtggCCACAGAAACTCCTGGGTGCTGGGAAGCCAGGCCCTGACCGTAGCCACAGCGCCCATCAGAACCCTAAGTGGCCGCGGCGAGGCACCGGgcacccagctctgcctcctccagAGGGACCTGTGCGGGGCCAGAGGGACGGCCAAGCTCCTGTTCACTGGACACCTGAGGCTCTTTCCCAGGTGTTTGTACCCTCCAGCCGGGTCGGGGGAGGGAACACAGAATGGCGACAGACATTGCGGGAAGTAAACTACACCGTGCGTTTGCTTTGCttaaagaaaaacactttaaTTTCACACTAGTAACTGGGGTCGGACACCGAACTGGACAGTTGTGGGGCCAAACTATGTACAGCGCAGGGCGGCCGTCCTCGGGCAGCAGCCCTCGGGGCCAAACGGGCGGGAAGGAACAAGTATTCACAACAGGCAGCCAAGAGGCCGGCTCAGTAGAAGCAGACGGTGTGCAGGAAGGTGCGGCCGCTCTTCTCCTCGAACTCCTGCAGCAGCTCCTCGATCTCGTTCTCCATGTCCTCCGTGTGCTGGATCTGCGGGCAGACACGCGTgtgagcgggaggaggggggagcggggtgtgggccccaggccctcccctgggGGAGCGcaaagggaagggggttgggccTGCTACCCAATGTATCCAACGTTCCATGGAGCCCGGCGGCTGGTTCAGcaggtgagcatcgacctatgaaccaagaggttaaggttcgattcccagtcagggcacacgtccgggttgggggcttgatccccagtgtggggtgtgcaggaggcagccaatcaatggttctctcatcattgatgtttctctatttccctcttccttcctctctgaaatcaataaaaaatgtatttaaaaaatggggaaaaatcaCATGGGTTGCAGCTACGGACCCTCACTCAATGAGACACCGGGCACAGAAGGGCAGTCCCTCTCCTCCCTGAGGGAGGGGGCACACCGTCCTGTGCAGGCTGTACAGCAGCAGCTGTGGCCTCTCCCCACCGGCTGCCACCCACGTCCCTCCCAGTTGTGAGACCTGCAAGTGTGCACACAGGGCCAGGCGCCCCTGGTGGACAACCACCGCCCTAAAAGGAGCAGGTCTGCCAGGGGTCAGCCCTGGGTGGCCAGCTGACTGCAGCCAAGGCCACTGATGGCTCCAGTCCTGGCCTCTGAAGagcgccaccccccaccccagtaacTCCGCTTTAGCCAGGGTGACCAGAGTCATACGTGTGACCTCTGGGACATGTCTTCCCCTGCAGCCTTTTCTCTTGCACGACGGCCGGCTCATGGGCACAAACGCTGGAGCTCCAGCAGCCACACGGGACCACGAGGCCCACTGGGAtggaggctgtgctgggcccCTCAGAACAAACAGCAGGGCCCACCTCTCTCTAGACTTCTTggttaagcttttttaaaaaattaatcctaacccaaggatgttttttccattgatttttgttgttgttttttaaatatatttttattttatttcatagaagggagagggggagagagatacatcaatgataagagagaaccattgatcagctgcctcctgcacatccccctactggggatcgagcctgcaacctgggcacatgcccttgaccagaattgaacctgggacccttcggtctgtaggctgacgctctatccactgagccatgctggccgagcTCCAATGACTTACAGatacagtggaagggaggggaggagggggcgagagagagagagagagagagaaccattgatgagAATGACTCtgatgggccgcctcctgcagccggggatcaaacctgtgaccctgagtcgcaggccaatgctccatttGTTTCTTCCTGTTTCTGTCACTCACGCCAGCTCACCGAGacccaggggccaggggcagagccagggctgtgggcgccTCGGTGCTCGGTGCTCTTGTCACACGGAAGACACTTTGCTCCGGGCACAGCTGCGCTGGCTGCACAAGCCCTGGCTTCCCCACACCAGGGAGGTGCCCAGGGCCAAGGGGCCAGCCGCCGGGAATGGCGAGTGAAGGGACGCAGAGCCCCTCAGGCCCTCTGACCCCTGACACACGGCAGCTTCACGGCAGCGAGAACCCAGCACCACTCCTGCCAGCTTCACACACCAGGTGAACTTGCCGGAGCCAGCTGCCGACTCTCACGCCGTGGGCACCCTCAGGGCCGAGCAGGCGGGCAGGTACTCACGCACTGGCACAGCTCGCAGATGAGGAAGGCCCCCAGCGTGGCCTCCTCGTGGTTGTCCTGGATGTCCACGTTGATCACGTGCACGGGCTGGCAGGTCTCCTGCTCCCTGGAATTCAGATCTAAGGGGCCAGAAATGACAGGTCACCTGCCGCGGCCGAGCACCAAGCCTCCTCCTCAAGATGGCTGTGATCCAGTCAACACCAGGCCCCCACCTCACCCGCCCCCCTGTCCTGGGCGAAGCACTCAGCAGGCTCTGCCCTGAACATGATCGGCCAAAGCCCCTTGccaggccctccctgctggctgtgGGCCCcctggggccagggggagggggggtgtgagGGACGAACGGCACACGCAGGGGCACAGGGCCGTGGGCTCACCTTCCACCACCTGGTCGTACACTCTCTCCTCGCAGGTGAGGATCAGGTCGAACAGGTCTTTGCAGTTCTGGAACCTCTCTGGCCGGGGCTTGATCCGCTTATTCCTGTCCAACATGTGCAAGATGCCGTTCTGCGTGTAGCTGGACGCGGGTTAAGGAACTTTATTGACTTTacttttggttaatcctcaccagatggTATTTTTCCATCGGTTTTTAGAGtggaaaggcaggggagagacagagagagaaacgtccatgtgAGAGACTGGgtcctgggatcgagcctgcaacaaacgtacgtgcccttgaccagcatcaaaCCCGGACCCCaatgttctacccactgagccccACAGCCAGGACTTTAGGGGAGCCGTCGTGAATTCAGCTGAGCCAGTGTCTGCACAGGCAGAGCCGCCACGCGCCACAGGCAGGAGCACCCAGGCCTTGCAGACGACAAGGCAAGCGGCGGCCCTGCCCTGATCGGCGTCAGGACCTGCCACCTCGGCCGGCCAGGCCAACAGCTTCTAGAAGCAGAGACCTGAGGCCTGCCACCTCAGCCACCCGTGTCCCACCGCCAGCTGCCTGACTGGCTCCGCAGCACCGTCAGCAAGGACAGCGCTCCCCTTAACGCCACCCAGCCTGGCTCAGCAACAGCCACGCAATTCCAGAAACCCAGCAGCAAAAGGGAAGGTGCCGGGGTCACTGAGACAGTGGAAGCCCAGGAGCTCAGAGCGGACACACAGGTCCCGCAGTGAGGTCCCCGCCAAGTGGGTGACCCCTGAGCTGGAGGCACCTCCTTGGGGCCCCAGGGAGAGGGTGTGGCCTGTCAGGGTCATTCTGGACCTTTAATTCCATTGGAGACACAGACTGGCTGATGCAGGAATTGTGAGTGCTACGTTCAGTGTCTCCCAGACAATTTACTTAACTCAGATTACTCACAATGTATTTCCGAGCTTCCTTTCACAATGTATTCAAGTGGTTTATCTAACAGTTTTAACTTAAAACAATGCTAGACCGTTAGCTGAGGTGGTTTGGTTCCCGACTCTTCCTAGCCAAGTTCGTAAAGCCGGCGCCCAGCCACGGCCGGCGCCCCGCGCTCTGCACCCCACAGGCTCGGCAGCAAAGCCCAGGAGAGGGCATGAGGCTGAGGCTCAGCCTGCGGTCAGCCCCTCACCTGTCCCCCAACCAGCCCGGCTCTCGGGAGAGGACCACCGGGCGCTCAGGTCAGGGCTGACAGTCACACAACTCCCTCCTCCTGCACGTTGCCCTCCATCACTCAGGTGATGTCAAGAGGAGGGTGAGGCTCACTGGCGGACCTTAAGCAAAAAGGCCTCGTTGGGGGACCAGACCCCAACCCTCATTCGCGTGACAGGGAAGTACAACAGTGGCCTTTCGGGTCTATTTTCTGGCAAATTCCAGGGATGTATGGCCTGCACCAAGCCAAGCAGGACCAAGGGCCGGAGGTGCCGCGCGAGCCCTTGAGCAGGAAAACCACAACCCACCGCCGTTTCCATTCCCAGAGACCCAGAGCCTCTGGAACCCGCACTTCAAACCACAAGGGACAGGAGGGGGATGCGGATGAGCCAGAGCCAGGACAGAGCCCCAATTGGAgcaaagccggggccagagggaggggccgtgaGGGCGTACTGCTGGGAGGAGCAGACCCAGGCCCTGGGTCAGAGTGACACGCTTCCGCAGCCCGAGGCCTCCTGGCTGCGCCGGGCCTCCACGTGCCGAGGCAGCAGCAGGACCTGCAGCGCGTACCTCACGCAGCCCTGAGCCCGAGGACACACAGTGGGAGCAGCACACAGGGAGCCCGAGGCCCAGAGCGGCACTCGGACCGGCA
Coding sequences within it:
- the SSU72 gene encoding RNA polymerase II subunit A C-terminal domain phosphatase SSU72, giving the protein MTSGSRGRHLARAEEPRLGGSPEREGADGEATAMPSSPLRVAVVCSSNQNRSMEAHNILSKRGFSVRSFGTGTHVKLPGPAPDKPNVYDFKTTYDQMYNDLLRKDKELYTQNGILHMLDRNKRIKPRPERFQNCKDLFDLILTCEERVYDQVVEDLNSREQETCQPVHVINVDIQDNHEEATLGAFLICELCQCIQHTEDMENEIEELLQEFEEKSGRTFLHTVCFY